The genomic segment TCATCAGACCACCCTCAGCAGCGTCTCCCCGATCCCGATCACGTCGTCGAGGTTCACGGCCACGGGGTGGGTCACCAGCTGTCCGTTGAGGGTGGTGCCGTTGGTGCTGTCCAGGTCCGTGAGCATGAGGAACATGCCGGTGGTCACCAGGACGGCGTGCTCGGTCGATGCCCGGCGGTCGCCCA from the Acidobacteriota bacterium genome contains:
- a CDS encoding FHA domain-containing protein, with amino-acid sequence APAPPSRDRTVFVGYSAPGELVVEQGPNTGARFKLKPNTRIGRGKGNDVVLGDRRASTEHAVLVTTGMFLMLTDLDSTNGTTLNGQLVTHPVAVNLDDVIGIGETLLRVV